A portion of the Blastochloris tepida genome contains these proteins:
- a CDS encoding biotin-dependent carboxyltransferase family protein: MSALLVHRPGLATTVQDRGRFGLQRFGVPASGALDPESYTLANALAGNPPGAAALEIRLAGPALEVEAESAIVALVGGDTPLTIGGPAPRTVPPGRSVRVVAGDVIEVAALRGSSTAYLAVRGGIDVPAVLGSRSTFLRGPFGGLEGRALRAGDRVPLGALRAPDEPERALPAGTLPKRPDTLHVVLGPQADMFTQEAIETFLSAAYTVTHEADRMGIRLEGERLTHAGGFDIVSDGIAPGAIQVPGSGQPIVLLADRQTTGGYPKIATVISADIGAAGRLGPGDCVRFAALDVAAAEQRARAHHRALEATLARIAQATVGMIDEAALHSENLIHAGPFE, from the coding sequence GTGAGCGCCCTCCTCGTCCACCGTCCGGGCCTTGCCACCACGGTGCAGGACCGCGGCCGCTTCGGCCTGCAGCGGTTCGGCGTGCCGGCTTCGGGCGCACTCGACCCCGAATCCTACACACTCGCCAATGCCCTGGCCGGCAACCCGCCGGGTGCCGCGGCCCTCGAGATCCGGCTGGCTGGGCCGGCACTCGAAGTGGAGGCCGAGAGCGCCATCGTCGCGCTGGTCGGCGGCGACACGCCGCTCACGATCGGCGGCCCCGCCCCGCGCACCGTGCCGCCCGGCCGCAGCGTGCGGGTTGTGGCGGGCGACGTCATCGAGGTTGCGGCCTTGCGCGGAAGCTCGACCGCCTATCTGGCGGTGCGTGGCGGCATCGACGTGCCCGCAGTGCTCGGCAGCCGCTCGACCTTCCTGCGCGGGCCGTTCGGCGGGCTGGAGGGCCGGGCGCTGCGGGCGGGCGACCGGGTGCCGCTCGGCGCCCTGCGCGCGCCGGACGAGCCGGAGCGCGCTTTGCCCGCCGGCACCCTGCCGAAGCGGCCGGACACGCTGCACGTGGTGCTCGGCCCGCAGGCCGACATGTTCACCCAAGAGGCGATCGAAACGTTCCTGTCAGCCGCCTACACCGTCACCCACGAGGCCGACCGCATGGGCATCCGCCTGGAGGGCGAACGGCTAACCCATGCCGGCGGCTTCGACATCGTGTCGGACGGCATCGCGCCCGGCGCCATCCAGGTGCCGGGCTCCGGCCAGCCGATCGTGCTGCTCGCCGACCGCCAGACCACCGGCGGCTACCCCAAGATCGCCACCGTGATCTCCGCCGACATCGGCGCCGCCGGCCGGCTCGGCCCCGGCGATTGCGTGCGCTTTGCCGCGCTCGACGTGGCCGCGGCCGAGCAGCGCGCCCGCGCCCACCACCGCGCGCTCGAAGCCACGCTCGCGCGCATCGCCCAGGCGACGGTGGGGATGATCGACGAGGCCGCGCTCCACTCGGAGAACCTGATCCACGCCGGGCCGTTCGAGTGA
- a CDS encoding cytochrome c biogenesis CcdA family protein, whose protein sequence is MTDVTFPAAFVAGLISFLSPCVLPLVPPYLVYLAGTTLDRLQTEAEPAVARRALAAAALFVLGFSSVFVALGAGASVIGQMLRTYSTELSTIAGIAIIIMGLHFLGLFRIPLLMREVRTEVRRPVSLAGAYGMGLAFAFGWTPCIGPVLATILAVAAADSTLGKGAGLLAVYSAGLGMPFLAAALFVGPFLRVAGRLKRHLGLIEKTMGALLVVTGFAFLFGWVADAAYLILEAFPALGKLG, encoded by the coding sequence ATGACCGACGTCACCTTTCCGGCTGCGTTCGTCGCCGGACTGATCAGCTTTCTGTCGCCCTGCGTGCTGCCCTTGGTGCCGCCCTATCTGGTCTATCTCGCCGGCACCACGCTCGATCGGCTGCAGACCGAGGCCGAGCCCGCGGTGGCGCGGCGGGCGCTGGCGGCGGCGGCGCTGTTCGTGCTCGGCTTCTCCAGCGTGTTCGTGGCGCTGGGTGCCGGCGCCTCGGTGATCGGCCAGATGCTGCGCACCTATTCGACCGAACTGTCCACCATTGCCGGCATCGCCATCATCATCATGGGCCTGCATTTCCTCGGCCTGTTCCGCATCCCGCTGCTGATGCGCGAGGTGCGAACCGAGGTGCGCCGGCCCGTCTCGCTCGCCGGTGCCTATGGCATGGGGCTGGCCTTCGCCTTCGGCTGGACGCCGTGCATCGGCCCGGTGCTGGCCACCATCCTGGCGGTGGCGGCAGCGGATTCGACGCTGGGCAAGGGGGCGGGGCTGCTCGCGGTCTATTCGGCCGGGCTTGGCATGCCGTTCCTGGCCGCGGCGCTGTTCGTGGGGCCGTTCCTGCGCGTCGCCGGCCGGCTGAAGCGCCACCTCGGCCTGATCGAGAAGACGATGGGCGCGCTGCTGGTCGTCACCGGCTTTGCCTTCCTGTTCGGCTGGGTGGCGGACGCCGCCTATCTCATCCTCGAGGCGTTCCCGGCGCTGGGCAAGCTCGGCTGA
- the pxpB gene encoding 5-oxoprolinase subunit PxpB, giving the protein MRFLPSGDSALVVEFGDTIDAAVSARVTRLADRIAACAIPGVRELLPTFRSLMVLYDPLLTSQAELIAAIAPLATDSAAAAAPGRLWTIPVCYAPDLAPDLAAIAEATGLGPDEVVHRHAGTTYHVYMLGFLPGYPYLGDVDTALRLPRRTTPRTRLPAGSVGIAMAMTAIYPVESPGGWHLIGNTPVKLFDLAADPPALLAPGDRVRFRPIPQAEWQDIAAAVAAERFRLDPEPLP; this is encoded by the coding sequence ATGCGCTTCCTGCCGTCCGGCGACAGCGCCCTGGTCGTCGAATTCGGCGACACCATCGACGCCGCGGTGAGCGCGCGGGTCACCCGCCTCGCCGACCGCATCGCCGCCTGCGCCATTCCCGGCGTGCGCGAGCTGTTGCCCACCTTCCGCTCGTTGATGGTGCTCTACGATCCGCTGCTCACCAGTCAGGCCGAGTTGATCGCCGCCATCGCGCCGCTCGCCACCGATAGCGCTGCGGCGGCCGCGCCCGGCCGGCTGTGGACCATCCCGGTCTGCTACGCACCGGATCTGGCGCCGGACCTCGCGGCGATCGCGGAAGCGACCGGGCTCGGCCCGGACGAGGTGGTGCACCGCCACGCCGGCACCACCTACCATGTCTATATGCTCGGCTTCCTGCCCGGCTACCCCTATCTCGGCGATGTCGACACCGCATTGCGGCTGCCGCGCCGCACGACGCCCCGCACCCGCCTGCCGGCCGGCTCGGTGGGCATCGCCATGGCCATGACCGCGATCTATCCGGTCGAGAGCCCCGGCGGCTGGCACCTGATCGGCAACACGCCCGTCAAGCTGTTCGACCTCGCCGCCGATCCGCCGGCCCTGCTGGCGCCCGGCGACAGGGTGCGCTTCCGCCCCATCCCGCAAGCGGAGTGGCAGGACATCGCGGCGGCGGTGGCGGCGGAGCGCTTCCGGCTCGACCCGGAGCCGCTGCCGTGA
- a CDS encoding DUF2259 domain-containing protein, whose translation MVRVVAILLAVLLAGLGSWRAAAVPGDEAELLVLGFSADGRYFAYAQSGREPDTWFPYASVHAIDVTSDKWLPDSPISIVLRDREKTPRDARREIGESAEKRWGKLGLDTPGVTLLERQPGEPIDRGDEVMVTIPAIGPAKVRLTPKLLPAEGCEGFAGESVGLVVDLLKLDGSRIRRLQEDSRIPSGRGCPIGYAIAEVVVLDRKTKPPVLAVVFAVFKVGLTGIDRRYLAATADLAVK comes from the coding sequence GTGGTCCGCGTCGTCGCGATCCTGTTGGCCGTGCTGCTGGCGGGGCTGGGCTCGTGGCGGGCGGCGGCGGTGCCGGGCGATGAGGCGGAACTGCTGGTGCTGGGCTTCTCCGCCGACGGCCGCTACTTCGCCTATGCCCAGTCGGGCCGCGAGCCGGATACGTGGTTTCCTTATGCGTCGGTGCATGCCATCGACGTCACCAGCGACAAGTGGCTGCCCGACAGCCCGATCTCCATCGTGCTGCGCGACCGCGAGAAGACGCCGCGCGATGCCCGCCGCGAGATCGGCGAGAGCGCCGAGAAGCGCTGGGGCAAGCTCGGGCTCGACACGCCGGGCGTGACGCTGCTCGAGCGCCAGCCGGGCGAGCCGATCGACCGCGGCGACGAGGTGATGGTGACGATCCCGGCGATCGGTCCGGCGAAGGTGCGGCTGACGCCCAAGCTGCTGCCGGCCGAGGGCTGCGAGGGCTTTGCCGGCGAGTCGGTGGGGCTGGTGGTCGACCTGCTCAAGCTCGACGGCAGCCGCATCCGCCGCCTGCAGGAGGACAGCCGGATCCCCTCCGGCCGCGGCTGCCCGATCGGCTACGCCATCGCCGAGGTGGTGGTGCTCGACCGCAAGACCAAGCCGCCGGTGCTGGCGGTGGTGTTTGCGGTGTTCAAGGTCGGCCTCACCGGCATCGACCGGCGCTACCTCGCCGCCACCGCCGATCTGGCGGTGAAGTGA
- a CDS encoding P1 family peptidase, translating into MRNLITDVPGLAVGQAEDPVVASGVTAILFDTPATASVDVRGGAPGTRETDLLSPEKTVGAIDAIVLSGGSAFGLDAAAGVQALLAERGRGFAIGDVRVPIVTAAVLFDLLNGGNKAWGRFPPYRELGYAAAAAAGPDFALGTAGAGYGATTADLKGGLGSASTIADSGHIVGALVAVNAVGSATIGLGGHFWAAAFEQDREFGGRGLPSTWPADAAKLKMKGADPGANTTIAVVATDAVLTKPEARQLAVMAQDGLARALHPVHTPLDGDTVFAAATGRRPMADPIYDLARLGAAAAITLARACARAVHAASALPLPGALPAWRDRFGG; encoded by the coding sequence ATGCGCAATCTGATCACCGACGTTCCCGGCCTCGCGGTCGGGCAGGCCGAAGACCCCGTCGTCGCCTCCGGCGTCACTGCCATCCTGTTCGACACGCCGGCCACCGCCTCGGTCGACGTGCGCGGCGGCGCGCCGGGAACCCGCGAGACCGACCTGCTGTCGCCCGAGAAGACGGTCGGCGCCATTGATGCCATCGTGCTGTCGGGCGGCTCGGCGTTCGGGCTCGATGCCGCCGCCGGCGTCCAGGCGCTGCTGGCCGAGCGCGGCCGCGGCTTCGCCATCGGCGATGTGCGGGTGCCGATCGTCACCGCCGCCGTGCTGTTCGATCTCCTCAATGGCGGCAACAAGGCGTGGGGCCGCTTTCCGCCCTATCGCGAACTGGGCTACGCCGCGGCTGCCGCCGCCGGCCCGGACTTCGCGCTCGGCACCGCCGGCGCCGGCTACGGCGCCACCACCGCCGATCTCAAGGGCGGGCTCGGCTCGGCCAGCACGATTGCCGACAGCGGCCACATCGTCGGCGCGCTGGTCGCGGTCAATGCGGTGGGCAGCGCCACCATCGGCCTGGGCGGCCATTTCTGGGCGGCGGCATTCGAGCAGGACCGCGAGTTCGGCGGCCGCGGCCTGCCGTCCACATGGCCCGCCGATGCCGCCAAGCTGAAGATGAAGGGTGCCGATCCCGGCGCCAACACCACCATCGCCGTGGTCGCCACCGACGCCGTGCTGACCAAGCCCGAGGCGCGTCAGCTTGCGGTAATGGCACAGGACGGGCTGGCGCGCGCGCTCCACCCCGTCCACACCCCGCTCGACGGCGACACGGTGTTCGCCGCCGCCACCGGCCGCCGGCCGATGGCCGACCCGATCTATGATTTGGCGCGGCTGGGTGCTGCGGCGGCGATCACGCTGGCGCGGGCCTGCGCCAGGGCGGTGCATGCCGCGAGCGCCCTCCCTTTGCCCGGCGCGCTGCCGGCTTGGCGCGACCGCTTCGGCGGATAG
- the cofC gene encoding 2-phospho-L-lactate guanylyltransferase has protein sequence MIKPIVIIPLRSAAGTLGRLADAFDPRQRRGLQRAMAQDVVAAVRTLRPVPDVALVAEDPLSARRLAGRRGLVVEAAPGAGLNLHLACAVAILGAHRPDTAALVLAADIPMVQPREIVRLLRATAEHDLVVVPDRHGRGTNALAFRLARPPAFAFGPDSCLAHIDNANRAGLTVRVLELGSFALDVDGPEDLDLLRGSPGAPRTHAFLTGAGPDDEDANQAAE, from the coding sequence ATGATCAAACCGATCGTCATCATTCCGCTCAGGTCGGCTGCCGGCACGCTGGGGCGGCTCGCGGACGCGTTCGATCCGCGCCAGCGCCGCGGCCTGCAGCGGGCGATGGCGCAGGACGTGGTGGCCGCCGTGCGCACGCTGCGGCCGGTGCCCGACGTGGCGCTGGTGGCCGAAGACCCGCTGTCGGCGCGGCGGCTCGCCGGCCGCCGCGGCTTGGTGGTGGAGGCCGCGCCCGGCGCCGGACTCAATCTTCACCTCGCCTGCGCCGTCGCCATCCTCGGCGCCCACCGGCCGGATACCGCGGCGCTGGTGCTGGCGGCCGACATTCCGATGGTGCAGCCGCGCGAGATCGTCCGCCTGCTGCGGGCCACCGCCGAGCATGATCTGGTGGTGGTGCCGGACCGCCACGGCCGCGGCACGAACGCGTTGGCGTTCCGGCTGGCGCGGCCGCCGGCCTTCGCCTTCGGTCCCGACAGCTGCCTTGCGCATATCGACAATGCCAACCGGGCCGGTCTGACAGTGCGGGTGCTGGAGCTCGGCTCGTTCGCGCTCGATGTCGATGGCCCGGAAGACCTCGATCTGCTGCGGGGAAGTCCCGGCGCGCCGCGCACCCACGCCTTTCTCACCGGCGCCGGGCCGGACGACGAGGACGCCAATCAGGCGGCCGAGTAG
- a CDS encoding LamB/YcsF family protein — protein MAERINLNADIGEGFGLYAIGNDEAIMEIVKSVNVACGMHAGDPTVMHEAVLKAKERGVSVGAHPGFNDLWGFGRRRIDMSTTDLEYLVAYQIGALAGIAAYGGLKVTHVKPHGALHNMAAVNDDYALAIGRGIKAVDRDLVYLALAGSAMERAAVELGLPLAREAFIDRAYGDDGNLLSRKVAGAVITDPRVAAERCVQMVATGEIVSASGRRLPTKFDSLGVHGDEPTALAVARACRDALDAAGIAVVTLPEMLR, from the coding sequence GTGGCCGAACGCATAAACCTTAACGCCGACATCGGCGAGGGCTTTGGACTTTACGCTATCGGCAATGACGAGGCGATCATGGAGATCGTCAAAAGCGTCAATGTCGCCTGCGGCATGCATGCCGGCGACCCGACAGTGATGCACGAGGCCGTGCTGAAAGCCAAGGAACGCGGCGTCTCGGTCGGCGCCCATCCCGGCTTCAACGATCTGTGGGGGTTCGGGCGGCGCCGCATCGACATGTCGACCACCGATCTCGAATACCTCGTCGCCTACCAGATCGGGGCGCTGGCCGGCATCGCCGCCTATGGCGGGCTCAAAGTGACGCATGTCAAGCCGCACGGCGCGCTCCACAACATGGCCGCGGTGAATGACGATTATGCGCTGGCCATCGGCCGGGGCATCAAGGCGGTGGACCGTGACCTCGTCTATCTGGCACTGGCCGGCTCGGCGATGGAGCGGGCGGCGGTGGAGCTCGGCCTGCCGCTGGCGCGCGAGGCGTTCATCGACCGCGCCTATGGCGATGACGGCAACCTGCTGTCGCGCAAGGTGGCCGGCGCGGTCATCACCGATCCCAGGGTCGCTGCCGAGCGGTGCGTGCAGATGGTTGCAACGGGGGAGATCGTGTCGGCGAGCGGCCGGCGTCTGCCGACGAAGTTCGATTCGCTCGGGGTGCATGGCGACGAGCCGACCGCGCTGGCGGTGGCTCGCGCCTGCCGCGATGCGCTGGATGCGGCCGGCATCGCGGTCGTCACCCTACCCGAGATGCTGCGGTGA
- a CDS encoding PQQ-dependent sugar dehydrogenase → MMRAIPYVTRLLFAALQVGAAATVPAWAQVHTLRTADSVLQVETVASGLEHPWGLAQLPDGNLLVTERPGRLRLVSPDGRLSPPLSGVPNVFAEGQGGLLDIALAPDFATSRLVYLAFAEAGRDGAGTALARARLAESNDALTDLKVIFRQEPKVPGPNHFGARIVFRPDGTLFLTLGERFKFQPAQDPRSDLGKIVRLGPDGTVPSDNPFAGRKEMRPEIFSLGHRNIQGAALHPQTGRLWVAEMGPRGGDEINIVEAGKNYGWPKVSWGTHYDGRPIPLPPSHPQFADAIHHWTPSIAPSGMAFYAGDAFPAWNGNLLVGALAGQSLMRLTLDGDKVAGEERIPIGFRVRDVRVAPDGAILLLTDENDGAILRLTPARN, encoded by the coding sequence ATGATGCGCGCCATCCCTTACGTCACCCGCCTCCTGTTCGCCGCCCTGCAGGTGGGCGCCGCGGCGACCGTGCCCGCTTGGGCGCAGGTGCACACGCTGCGCACCGCCGACAGCGTCCTCCAGGTCGAAACCGTCGCCTCCGGCCTGGAGCATCCCTGGGGCCTCGCCCAATTGCCGGACGGCAATCTCCTCGTCACCGAGCGCCCGGGCCGGCTGCGGCTGGTGTCGCCGGACGGCCGGCTGTCGCCGCCGCTGAGCGGCGTGCCGAATGTGTTCGCCGAGGGCCAGGGCGGCCTGCTCGACATCGCGCTGGCACCCGATTTCGCCACCAGCCGGCTGGTCTATCTGGCCTTCGCCGAAGCCGGCCGCGATGGCGCCGGAACCGCGCTCGCTCGCGCCCGGCTGGCCGAGAGCAATGATGCGCTCACCGACCTCAAGGTGATCTTCCGCCAGGAGCCGAAGGTGCCGGGGCCGAACCATTTCGGCGCGCGCATCGTCTTCCGGCCGGACGGCACGCTGTTCCTCACGCTCGGCGAGCGCTTCAAGTTCCAGCCGGCACAGGATCCGCGCAGCGACCTCGGCAAGATCGTGCGCCTCGGCCCGGACGGCACGGTGCCGAGCGACAACCCGTTCGCCGGCCGCAAGGAGATGCGGCCCGAGATCTTCTCGCTCGGCCACCGCAACATCCAGGGCGCGGCGCTGCATCCGCAAACCGGCAGGCTGTGGGTCGCCGAGATGGGGCCGCGCGGCGGCGACGAGATCAACATCGTCGAGGCCGGCAAGAACTATGGCTGGCCGAAGGTGAGCTGGGGCACCCATTATGACGGCAGGCCGATCCCGCTGCCGCCGAGCCACCCGCAATTCGCCGACGCCATCCATCATTGGACGCCGTCGATCGCGCCCTCGGGCATGGCGTTCTATGCCGGCGACGCCTTTCCCGCCTGGAACGGCAATCTCCTGGTCGGCGCGCTGGCGGGCCAGAGCCTGATGCGCCTCACGCTCGACGGCGACAAGGTCGCCGGCGAAGAGCGCATCCCCATCGGCTTCCGCGTCCGCGACGTGCGCGTCGCCCCCGATGGCGCCATCCTGCTGCTGACCGACGAGAATGACGGCGCAATCCTGCGCCTCACCCCGGCGCGCAATTGA